Proteins from a genomic interval of Mustela lutreola isolate mMusLut2 chromosome 4, mMusLut2.pri, whole genome shotgun sequence:
- the POLM gene encoding DNA-directed DNA/RNA polymerase mu isoform X2 → MLPRRRRARTGSPGGPALPGPACPCPPHFPGVAIHLAEPRMGRSRRAFLTRLALSKGFRVLDAYSSEVTHVVMEQTSAEEARCWQEHRAAASPPEGTRPALLDISWFTESMAAGRPVPVEPRHRLEAAVPGKGPPSPVRVPPYACQRPTPLTHPNTSFSEALEVLAEAAGFEGSEGRFLSFRRAAAVLKALPSQVMALSQLQGLPNFGEHSCRVVQELLEHGVCEEVERVRRSERYQTMKLFTGIFGVGVKTADRWYRDGLRTLDSLHEQLQRLTQQQRAGARASAGLQHYRELSVPVQRPEAEALQQEVEAAAVDILPGATVTLVGGFRRGKLHGHDVDLLLSHPQEGLVAGLLPHVMRRLERQGLVLYHQHHCGHPEDAAHRTWHSNTMDAFEKSFCIFCLPHSPGAAAGGAHRRAVRVDLVAVPVSQLPFALLGWTGSKHFERELRRFSRKERGLCLNSHGLFDPEQMLLHVASEEDIFRHLGLEYLPPEQRNA, encoded by the exons ATGCTACCGCGGCGGCGGCGAGCGCGGACCGGCTCCCCCGGCGGCCCGGCCCTCCCCGGCCCCGCCTGCCCCTGCCCGCCTCACTTCCCCGGGGTCGCCATCCACCTGGCCGAGCCGCGCATGGGCCGCAGCCGCCGCGCCTTCCTCACGCGCCTGGCGCTCTCTAAGGGCTTCCGGGTCCTGGACGCTTACAG ctCCGAGGTGACGCATGTGGTAATGGAACAGACCTCGGCAGAGGAGGCCAGGTGCTGGCAGGAGCATAGGGCGGCGGCCTCTCCTCCAGAGGGCACCCGCCCGGCGCTGCTGGACATCAGCTGGTTCACGGAAAGCATGGCGGCTGGCCGGCCTGTGCCCGTGGAGCCTCGGCACCGTCTGGAG GCAGCTGTGCCCGGGAAAGGGCCGCCCAGTCCCGTGAGGGTGCCACCCTACGCCTGCCAGCGCCCCACGCCACTCACACACCCCAACACCAGCTTCTCG GAGGCTCTGGAGGTGCTTGCAGAGGCCGCAGGCTTTGAGGGCAGTGAGGGCCGCTTCCTCTCCTTCCGCAGAGCCGCCGCGGTGCTCAAGGCCCTTCCGAGCCAGGTCATGGCCCTGAGCCAGCTGCAGGGGCTGCCCAACTTTGGAGAACACTCCTGCAGGGTCGTCCAG GAGCTGCTGGAACATGGGGTGtgtgaggaggtggagagggtCCGGCGGTCAGAGCGGTACCAGACCATGAAG CTTTTCACCGGGATCTTTGGGGTTGGGGTAAAGACTGCTGACCGCTGGTACCGAGACGGGCTGCGGACCCTGGACAGCCTCCACGAACAGCTCCAAAGGCTGACCCAGCAGCAGAGAGCAG GGGCCCGTGCTTCTGCAGGACTCCAGCACTACCGTGAGCTGAGCGTCCCGGTGCAGCGGCCAGAAGCCGAGGCCTTGCAGCAGGAGGTGGAGGCTGCCGCGGTGGACATCCTGCCCGGGGCCACTGTGACACTGGTGGGCGGCTTCCGGAG GGGTAAGTTGCACGGCCACGATGTGGACTTGCTGCTCAGCCATCCCCAGGAGGGCCTGGTGGCAGGGCTCCTGCCCCACGTGATGCGCCGCCTGGAGAGGCAG GGCCTTGTCCTGTACCACCAGCACCACTGCGGCCACCCCGAAGACGCTGCGCACCGGACCTGGCACAGCAACACCATGGACGCCTTTGAGAAGAGTTTCTGCATTTTCTGCCTTCCACATTCCCCAGGGGCCGCAGCAGGGGGCGCCCACAGGCGGGCCGTGCGCGTGGACCTGGTGGCGGTCCCTGTCAGCCAGCTCCCCTTCGCCCTGCTTGGCTGGACGGGCTCTAAG CATTTCGAGCGGGAGCTGCGCCGCTTCAGCCGGAAGGAGAGAGGGCTGTGCCTGAACAGCCATGGGCTCTTTGACCCTGAGCAG ATGCTGCTCCATGTTGCCTCTGAGGAAGACATATTCAGGCACCTGGGCCTCGAGTACCTTCCTCCAGAGCAGAGAAACGCCTGA
- the POLM gene encoding DNA-directed DNA/RNA polymerase mu isoform X6, translating to MLPRRRRARTGSPGGPALPGPACPCPPHFPGVAIHLAEPRMGRSRRAFLTRLALSKGFRVLDAYSSEVTHVVMEQTSAEEARCWQEHRAAASPPEGTRPALLDISWFTESMAAGRPVPVEPRHRLEAAVPGKGPPSPVRVPPYACQRPTPLTHPNTSFSEALEVLAEAAGFEGSEGRFLSFRRAAAVLKALPSQVMALSQLQGLPNFGEHSCRVVQELLEHGVCEEVERVRRSERYQTMKLFTGIFGVGVKTADRWYRDGLRTLDSLHEQLQRLTQQQRAGARASAGLQHYRELSVPVQRPEAEALQQEVEAAAVDILPGATVTLVGGFRRGKLHGHDVDLLLSHPQEGLVAGLLPHVMRRLERQGPQQGAPTGGPCAWTWWRSLSASSPSPCLAGRALSISSGSCAASAGRREGCA from the exons ATGCTACCGCGGCGGCGGCGAGCGCGGACCGGCTCCCCCGGCGGCCCGGCCCTCCCCGGCCCCGCCTGCCCCTGCCCGCCTCACTTCCCCGGGGTCGCCATCCACCTGGCCGAGCCGCGCATGGGCCGCAGCCGCCGCGCCTTCCTCACGCGCCTGGCGCTCTCTAAGGGCTTCCGGGTCCTGGACGCTTACAG ctCCGAGGTGACGCATGTGGTAATGGAACAGACCTCGGCAGAGGAGGCCAGGTGCTGGCAGGAGCATAGGGCGGCGGCCTCTCCTCCAGAGGGCACCCGCCCGGCGCTGCTGGACATCAGCTGGTTCACGGAAAGCATGGCGGCTGGCCGGCCTGTGCCCGTGGAGCCTCGGCACCGTCTGGAG GCAGCTGTGCCCGGGAAAGGGCCGCCCAGTCCCGTGAGGGTGCCACCCTACGCCTGCCAGCGCCCCACGCCACTCACACACCCCAACACCAGCTTCTCG GAGGCTCTGGAGGTGCTTGCAGAGGCCGCAGGCTTTGAGGGCAGTGAGGGCCGCTTCCTCTCCTTCCGCAGAGCCGCCGCGGTGCTCAAGGCCCTTCCGAGCCAGGTCATGGCCCTGAGCCAGCTGCAGGGGCTGCCCAACTTTGGAGAACACTCCTGCAGGGTCGTCCAG GAGCTGCTGGAACATGGGGTGtgtgaggaggtggagagggtCCGGCGGTCAGAGCGGTACCAGACCATGAAG CTTTTCACCGGGATCTTTGGGGTTGGGGTAAAGACTGCTGACCGCTGGTACCGAGACGGGCTGCGGACCCTGGACAGCCTCCACGAACAGCTCCAAAGGCTGACCCAGCAGCAGAGAGCAG GGGCCCGTGCTTCTGCAGGACTCCAGCACTACCGTGAGCTGAGCGTCCCGGTGCAGCGGCCAGAAGCCGAGGCCTTGCAGCAGGAGGTGGAGGCTGCCGCGGTGGACATCCTGCCCGGGGCCACTGTGACACTGGTGGGCGGCTTCCGGAG GGGTAAGTTGCACGGCCACGATGTGGACTTGCTGCTCAGCCATCCCCAGGAGGGCCTGGTGGCAGGGCTCCTGCCCCACGTGATGCGCCGCCTGGAGAGGCAG GGGCCGCAGCAGGGGGCGCCCACAGGCGGGCCGTGCGCGTGGACCTGGTGGCGGTCCCTGTCAGCCAGCTCCCCTTCGCCCTGCTTGGCTGGACGGGCTCTAAG CATTTCGAGCGGGAGCTGCGCCGCTTCAGCCGGAAGGAGAGAGGGCTGTGCCTGA
- the POLM gene encoding DNA-directed DNA/RNA polymerase mu isoform X3 — MLPRRRRARTGSPGGPALPGPACPCPPHFPGVAIHLAEPRMGRSRRAFLTRLALSKGFRVLDAYSSEVTHVVMEQTSAEEARCWQEHRAAASPPEGTRPALLDISWFTESMAAGRPVPVEPRHRLEAAVPGKGPPSPVRVPPYACQRPTPLTHPNTSFSEALEVLAEAAGFEGSEGRFLSFRRAAAVLKALPSQVMALSQLQGLPNFGEHSCRVVQELLEHGVCEEVERVRRSERYQTMKLFTGIFGVGVKTADRWYRDGLRTLDSLHEQLQRLTQQQRAGLQHYRELSVPVQRPEAEALQQEVEAAAVDILPGATVTLVGGFRRGKLHGHDVDLLLSHPQEGLVAGLLPHVMRRLERQGLVLYHQHHCGHPEDAAHRTWHSNTMDAFEKSFCIFCLPHSPGAAAGGAHRRAVRVDLVAVPVSQLPFALLGWTGSKHFERELRRFSRKERGLCLNSHGLFDPEQKMLLHVASEEDIFRHLGLEYLPPEQRNA; from the exons ATGCTACCGCGGCGGCGGCGAGCGCGGACCGGCTCCCCCGGCGGCCCGGCCCTCCCCGGCCCCGCCTGCCCCTGCCCGCCTCACTTCCCCGGGGTCGCCATCCACCTGGCCGAGCCGCGCATGGGCCGCAGCCGCCGCGCCTTCCTCACGCGCCTGGCGCTCTCTAAGGGCTTCCGGGTCCTGGACGCTTACAG ctCCGAGGTGACGCATGTGGTAATGGAACAGACCTCGGCAGAGGAGGCCAGGTGCTGGCAGGAGCATAGGGCGGCGGCCTCTCCTCCAGAGGGCACCCGCCCGGCGCTGCTGGACATCAGCTGGTTCACGGAAAGCATGGCGGCTGGCCGGCCTGTGCCCGTGGAGCCTCGGCACCGTCTGGAG GCAGCTGTGCCCGGGAAAGGGCCGCCCAGTCCCGTGAGGGTGCCACCCTACGCCTGCCAGCGCCCCACGCCACTCACACACCCCAACACCAGCTTCTCG GAGGCTCTGGAGGTGCTTGCAGAGGCCGCAGGCTTTGAGGGCAGTGAGGGCCGCTTCCTCTCCTTCCGCAGAGCCGCCGCGGTGCTCAAGGCCCTTCCGAGCCAGGTCATGGCCCTGAGCCAGCTGCAGGGGCTGCCCAACTTTGGAGAACACTCCTGCAGGGTCGTCCAG GAGCTGCTGGAACATGGGGTGtgtgaggaggtggagagggtCCGGCGGTCAGAGCGGTACCAGACCATGAAG CTTTTCACCGGGATCTTTGGGGTTGGGGTAAAGACTGCTGACCGCTGGTACCGAGACGGGCTGCGGACCCTGGACAGCCTCCACGAACAGCTCCAAAGGCTGACCCAGCAGCAGAGAGCAG GACTCCAGCACTACCGTGAGCTGAGCGTCCCGGTGCAGCGGCCAGAAGCCGAGGCCTTGCAGCAGGAGGTGGAGGCTGCCGCGGTGGACATCCTGCCCGGGGCCACTGTGACACTGGTGGGCGGCTTCCGGAG GGGTAAGTTGCACGGCCACGATGTGGACTTGCTGCTCAGCCATCCCCAGGAGGGCCTGGTGGCAGGGCTCCTGCCCCACGTGATGCGCCGCCTGGAGAGGCAG GGCCTTGTCCTGTACCACCAGCACCACTGCGGCCACCCCGAAGACGCTGCGCACCGGACCTGGCACAGCAACACCATGGACGCCTTTGAGAAGAGTTTCTGCATTTTCTGCCTTCCACATTCCCCAGGGGCCGCAGCAGGGGGCGCCCACAGGCGGGCCGTGCGCGTGGACCTGGTGGCGGTCCCTGTCAGCCAGCTCCCCTTCGCCCTGCTTGGCTGGACGGGCTCTAAG CATTTCGAGCGGGAGCTGCGCCGCTTCAGCCGGAAGGAGAGAGGGCTGTGCCTGAACAGCCATGGGCTCTTTGACCCTGAGCAG AAGATGCTGCTCCATGTTGCCTCTGAGGAAGACATATTCAGGCACCTGGGCCTCGAGTACCTTCCTCCAGAGCAGAGAAACGCCTGA
- the POLM gene encoding DNA-directed DNA/RNA polymerase mu isoform X5 produces the protein MEQTSAEEARCWQEHRAAASPPEGTRPALLDISWFTESMAAGRPVPVEPRHRLEAAVPGKGPPSPVRVPPYACQRPTPLTHPNTSFSEALEVLAEAAGFEGSEGRFLSFRRAAAVLKALPSQVMALSQLQGLPNFGEHSCRVVQELLEHGVCEEVERVRRSERYQTMKLFTGIFGVGVKTADRWYRDGLRTLDSLHEQLQRLTQQQRAGARASAGLQHYRELSVPVQRPEAEALQQEVEAAAVDILPGATVTLVGGFRRGKLHGHDVDLLLSHPQEGLVAGLLPHVMRRLERQGLVLYHQHHCGHPEDAAHRTWHSNTMDAFEKSFCIFCLPHSPGAAAGGAHRRAVRVDLVAVPVSQLPFALLGWTGSKHFERELRRFSRKERGLCLNSHGLFDPEQKMLLHVASEEDIFRHLGLEYLPPEQRNA, from the exons ATGGAACAGACCTCGGCAGAGGAGGCCAGGTGCTGGCAGGAGCATAGGGCGGCGGCCTCTCCTCCAGAGGGCACCCGCCCGGCGCTGCTGGACATCAGCTGGTTCACGGAAAGCATGGCGGCTGGCCGGCCTGTGCCCGTGGAGCCTCGGCACCGTCTGGAG GCAGCTGTGCCCGGGAAAGGGCCGCCCAGTCCCGTGAGGGTGCCACCCTACGCCTGCCAGCGCCCCACGCCACTCACACACCCCAACACCAGCTTCTCG GAGGCTCTGGAGGTGCTTGCAGAGGCCGCAGGCTTTGAGGGCAGTGAGGGCCGCTTCCTCTCCTTCCGCAGAGCCGCCGCGGTGCTCAAGGCCCTTCCGAGCCAGGTCATGGCCCTGAGCCAGCTGCAGGGGCTGCCCAACTTTGGAGAACACTCCTGCAGGGTCGTCCAG GAGCTGCTGGAACATGGGGTGtgtgaggaggtggagagggtCCGGCGGTCAGAGCGGTACCAGACCATGAAG CTTTTCACCGGGATCTTTGGGGTTGGGGTAAAGACTGCTGACCGCTGGTACCGAGACGGGCTGCGGACCCTGGACAGCCTCCACGAACAGCTCCAAAGGCTGACCCAGCAGCAGAGAGCAG GGGCCCGTGCTTCTGCAGGACTCCAGCACTACCGTGAGCTGAGCGTCCCGGTGCAGCGGCCAGAAGCCGAGGCCTTGCAGCAGGAGGTGGAGGCTGCCGCGGTGGACATCCTGCCCGGGGCCACTGTGACACTGGTGGGCGGCTTCCGGAG GGGTAAGTTGCACGGCCACGATGTGGACTTGCTGCTCAGCCATCCCCAGGAGGGCCTGGTGGCAGGGCTCCTGCCCCACGTGATGCGCCGCCTGGAGAGGCAG GGCCTTGTCCTGTACCACCAGCACCACTGCGGCCACCCCGAAGACGCTGCGCACCGGACCTGGCACAGCAACACCATGGACGCCTTTGAGAAGAGTTTCTGCATTTTCTGCCTTCCACATTCCCCAGGGGCCGCAGCAGGGGGCGCCCACAGGCGGGCCGTGCGCGTGGACCTGGTGGCGGTCCCTGTCAGCCAGCTCCCCTTCGCCCTGCTTGGCTGGACGGGCTCTAAG CATTTCGAGCGGGAGCTGCGCCGCTTCAGCCGGAAGGAGAGAGGGCTGTGCCTGAACAGCCATGGGCTCTTTGACCCTGAGCAG AAGATGCTGCTCCATGTTGCCTCTGAGGAAGACATATTCAGGCACCTGGGCCTCGAGTACCTTCCTCCAGAGCAGAGAAACGCCTGA
- the POLM gene encoding DNA-directed DNA/RNA polymerase mu isoform X4, protein MLPRRRRARTGSPGGPALPGPACPCPPHFPGVAIHLAEPRMGRSRRAFLTRLALSKGFRVLDAYSSEVTHVVMEQTSAEEARCWQEHRAAASPPEGTRPALLDISWFTESMAAGRPVPVEPRHRLEEALEVLAEAAGFEGSEGRFLSFRRAAAVLKALPSQVMALSQLQGLPNFGEHSCRVVQELLEHGVCEEVERVRRSERYQTMKLFTGIFGVGVKTADRWYRDGLRTLDSLHEQLQRLTQQQRAGARASAGLQHYRELSVPVQRPEAEALQQEVEAAAVDILPGATVTLVGGFRRGKLHGHDVDLLLSHPQEGLVAGLLPHVMRRLERQGLVLYHQHHCGHPEDAAHRTWHSNTMDAFEKSFCIFCLPHSPGAAAGGAHRRAVRVDLVAVPVSQLPFALLGWTGSKHFERELRRFSRKERGLCLNSHGLFDPEQKMLLHVASEEDIFRHLGLEYLPPEQRNA, encoded by the exons ATGCTACCGCGGCGGCGGCGAGCGCGGACCGGCTCCCCCGGCGGCCCGGCCCTCCCCGGCCCCGCCTGCCCCTGCCCGCCTCACTTCCCCGGGGTCGCCATCCACCTGGCCGAGCCGCGCATGGGCCGCAGCCGCCGCGCCTTCCTCACGCGCCTGGCGCTCTCTAAGGGCTTCCGGGTCCTGGACGCTTACAG ctCCGAGGTGACGCATGTGGTAATGGAACAGACCTCGGCAGAGGAGGCCAGGTGCTGGCAGGAGCATAGGGCGGCGGCCTCTCCTCCAGAGGGCACCCGCCCGGCGCTGCTGGACATCAGCTGGTTCACGGAAAGCATGGCGGCTGGCCGGCCTGTGCCCGTGGAGCCTCGGCACCGTCTGGAG GAGGCTCTGGAGGTGCTTGCAGAGGCCGCAGGCTTTGAGGGCAGTGAGGGCCGCTTCCTCTCCTTCCGCAGAGCCGCCGCGGTGCTCAAGGCCCTTCCGAGCCAGGTCATGGCCCTGAGCCAGCTGCAGGGGCTGCCCAACTTTGGAGAACACTCCTGCAGGGTCGTCCAG GAGCTGCTGGAACATGGGGTGtgtgaggaggtggagagggtCCGGCGGTCAGAGCGGTACCAGACCATGAAG CTTTTCACCGGGATCTTTGGGGTTGGGGTAAAGACTGCTGACCGCTGGTACCGAGACGGGCTGCGGACCCTGGACAGCCTCCACGAACAGCTCCAAAGGCTGACCCAGCAGCAGAGAGCAG GGGCCCGTGCTTCTGCAGGACTCCAGCACTACCGTGAGCTGAGCGTCCCGGTGCAGCGGCCAGAAGCCGAGGCCTTGCAGCAGGAGGTGGAGGCTGCCGCGGTGGACATCCTGCCCGGGGCCACTGTGACACTGGTGGGCGGCTTCCGGAG GGGTAAGTTGCACGGCCACGATGTGGACTTGCTGCTCAGCCATCCCCAGGAGGGCCTGGTGGCAGGGCTCCTGCCCCACGTGATGCGCCGCCTGGAGAGGCAG GGCCTTGTCCTGTACCACCAGCACCACTGCGGCCACCCCGAAGACGCTGCGCACCGGACCTGGCACAGCAACACCATGGACGCCTTTGAGAAGAGTTTCTGCATTTTCTGCCTTCCACATTCCCCAGGGGCCGCAGCAGGGGGCGCCCACAGGCGGGCCGTGCGCGTGGACCTGGTGGCGGTCCCTGTCAGCCAGCTCCCCTTCGCCCTGCTTGGCTGGACGGGCTCTAAG CATTTCGAGCGGGAGCTGCGCCGCTTCAGCCGGAAGGAGAGAGGGCTGTGCCTGAACAGCCATGGGCTCTTTGACCCTGAGCAG AAGATGCTGCTCCATGTTGCCTCTGAGGAAGACATATTCAGGCACCTGGGCCTCGAGTACCTTCCTCCAGAGCAGAGAAACGCCTGA
- the POLM gene encoding DNA-directed DNA/RNA polymerase mu isoform X1: MLPRRRRARTGSPGGPALPGPACPCPPHFPGVAIHLAEPRMGRSRRAFLTRLALSKGFRVLDAYSSEVTHVVMEQTSAEEARCWQEHRAAASPPEGTRPALLDISWFTESMAAGRPVPVEPRHRLEAAVPGKGPPSPVRVPPYACQRPTPLTHPNTSFSEALEVLAEAAGFEGSEGRFLSFRRAAAVLKALPSQVMALSQLQGLPNFGEHSCRVVQELLEHGVCEEVERVRRSERYQTMKLFTGIFGVGVKTADRWYRDGLRTLDSLHEQLQRLTQQQRAGARASAGLQHYRELSVPVQRPEAEALQQEVEAAAVDILPGATVTLVGGFRRGKLHGHDVDLLLSHPQEGLVAGLLPHVMRRLERQGLVLYHQHHCGHPEDAAHRTWHSNTMDAFEKSFCIFCLPHSPGAAAGGAHRRAVRVDLVAVPVSQLPFALLGWTGSKHFERELRRFSRKERGLCLNSHGLFDPEQKMLLHVASEEDIFRHLGLEYLPPEQRNA; this comes from the exons ATGCTACCGCGGCGGCGGCGAGCGCGGACCGGCTCCCCCGGCGGCCCGGCCCTCCCCGGCCCCGCCTGCCCCTGCCCGCCTCACTTCCCCGGGGTCGCCATCCACCTGGCCGAGCCGCGCATGGGCCGCAGCCGCCGCGCCTTCCTCACGCGCCTGGCGCTCTCTAAGGGCTTCCGGGTCCTGGACGCTTACAG ctCCGAGGTGACGCATGTGGTAATGGAACAGACCTCGGCAGAGGAGGCCAGGTGCTGGCAGGAGCATAGGGCGGCGGCCTCTCCTCCAGAGGGCACCCGCCCGGCGCTGCTGGACATCAGCTGGTTCACGGAAAGCATGGCGGCTGGCCGGCCTGTGCCCGTGGAGCCTCGGCACCGTCTGGAG GCAGCTGTGCCCGGGAAAGGGCCGCCCAGTCCCGTGAGGGTGCCACCCTACGCCTGCCAGCGCCCCACGCCACTCACACACCCCAACACCAGCTTCTCG GAGGCTCTGGAGGTGCTTGCAGAGGCCGCAGGCTTTGAGGGCAGTGAGGGCCGCTTCCTCTCCTTCCGCAGAGCCGCCGCGGTGCTCAAGGCCCTTCCGAGCCAGGTCATGGCCCTGAGCCAGCTGCAGGGGCTGCCCAACTTTGGAGAACACTCCTGCAGGGTCGTCCAG GAGCTGCTGGAACATGGGGTGtgtgaggaggtggagagggtCCGGCGGTCAGAGCGGTACCAGACCATGAAG CTTTTCACCGGGATCTTTGGGGTTGGGGTAAAGACTGCTGACCGCTGGTACCGAGACGGGCTGCGGACCCTGGACAGCCTCCACGAACAGCTCCAAAGGCTGACCCAGCAGCAGAGAGCAG GGGCCCGTGCTTCTGCAGGACTCCAGCACTACCGTGAGCTGAGCGTCCCGGTGCAGCGGCCAGAAGCCGAGGCCTTGCAGCAGGAGGTGGAGGCTGCCGCGGTGGACATCCTGCCCGGGGCCACTGTGACACTGGTGGGCGGCTTCCGGAG GGGTAAGTTGCACGGCCACGATGTGGACTTGCTGCTCAGCCATCCCCAGGAGGGCCTGGTGGCAGGGCTCCTGCCCCACGTGATGCGCCGCCTGGAGAGGCAG GGCCTTGTCCTGTACCACCAGCACCACTGCGGCCACCCCGAAGACGCTGCGCACCGGACCTGGCACAGCAACACCATGGACGCCTTTGAGAAGAGTTTCTGCATTTTCTGCCTTCCACATTCCCCAGGGGCCGCAGCAGGGGGCGCCCACAGGCGGGCCGTGCGCGTGGACCTGGTGGCGGTCCCTGTCAGCCAGCTCCCCTTCGCCCTGCTTGGCTGGACGGGCTCTAAG CATTTCGAGCGGGAGCTGCGCCGCTTCAGCCGGAAGGAGAGAGGGCTGTGCCTGAACAGCCATGGGCTCTTTGACCCTGAGCAG AAGATGCTGCTCCATGTTGCCTCTGAGGAAGACATATTCAGGCACCTGGGCCTCGAGTACCTTCCTCCAGAGCAGAGAAACGCCTGA